The genome window TGCGGGGCTCATCCTTTATATTCCCGTGCTCAACTTTCTATCACTCGGATTTCTTTCCAGGACTTCCCGCCTTGTGATCGTCGGGAGCGGCATCGGGCTTCCCACATGGCAGGAGAAATATGAAATCTGGATAGAGGGGGTGAAACTCCTCTTCATCTTTATCCTCTATAATGCGATACCATTTTTTATGTTCTCAAGTGGGTTCTTTCTCACCACGTTGAATTCCTTTACGGCCTTCTTTGGGCATATCTTTAAGATACTCTCCTTTGTTGCCCTGATTGTCTGCTCCTTTCTCGTACCTTTTGCCTTTGTCACATTCGCGGAGCATATGGATTTCAGAAGGGCCTTCGAATTCGAAACCATTTTCGCAGGGATCAAACAGGTTTTCTTTGAATACTTGATCGGTTACGGGATAGCTCTCTGCGGGCTCTATGTCTGCGTTTGGATCATGCGCATTCCTTACCTCGGCTTTATCTGTTCTTCCATTATCAGTTATTACATCCTGCTCGTCTCGGCTTATTATTTTACAGAGCTCTATAAGAAAACGAGGCTTTCTGCCGTGCAAGCTCCGACCGAAACTGAGCTCGCCAAAGAGTAATCGAATCCGCCATTTTTCGCTTGACAGGATTCCCTCATAGGCTTAGAATCATTTCGTAAATTTTTCTAAAAAAGAGGTGAATAAGCGGTATGGAAGAAGACCCTGGCGGTCATTTGCGGTTTGAGCTGAACAGGGAGTTACGCCCGCTCCAGGATATCAGGCCCCGTTAACCCTGCCTTTTTTGGCCTCCCTCCTGACGGACATCAGTCCCTGTTGAGGGTCAGGCCCCGTAAGCGTTTCAAAAAAAATTAGCAGCATTTTTTTCGAATCTGTAGAGGAATAGATCATGTACTGGATCAGCAAGAGTATCCATATTCTGGGCCGGTTCCGCACGCGGCTTTTTCTTTTCCTGGTCATCCTTGGACCCGGTCTTATCACCATGATAGCGGACAACGATGCCGGGGGTATCTCAACCTACGCCGTGACCGGCGCAAAATATGGATTCAACCTCCTCTGGATCTTCTTCATTCTGGTGCCCATGGCTTATTACATCCAGGAGATGACGGTAAGGTTGGGCGCTGTGACAAAACGCGGCCACGCTGAGGCGATCTTCGACGGCTTCGGGTCATTCTGGGGATGGTTTTCCATCGTGGATTTGGCCATCGTCAACTGGCTCACGCTTGTGACGGAATATATCGGTATGACCGCGGCCATGACGATCTTCGGCATACCGCCGATTGTAACCTTCATCGTCGTGACGCTTATTCTCATGAGTATTGTGGTCACGGGACGTTATTGGACTTTCGAGAAGCTGACACTTTTGTTCTGTGGATTCAACTTCGTTTATATTCCTGCCGCCTTCTGGGCCATGAAGACGGGAAACGCGCCGGGCTGGGGCGCTGCGTTCAAGGGTTTTTATCTTCCTACCCTGCCGGGCGGTTTCACTACGGACCTTCTTTTCATCATCATGGCCAACATCGGCACCACGATCACCCCCTGGCAGATCTTTTTCCAACAGAGTGCCGTGGTCGATAAGGGGCTCGACATCAAGGATGTGAAATACGGCAAGATCGATACCTTTGTGGGCTCCTTTTTGACCTGCCTCGTTGCCGCCTTCATCATTATCACCACAGCCGCCGCATTCTTCTACCACAATCCGCCGATCCTGGTCGAAGACGCGAGACAGACCGCGGACGCCATCGTACCACTCTTGCCCCTTGGCAAGGGGGCATGGGCACGGGCGCTTTTCGCCATCGGTCTGTTCGACGCGGGATTCTTAGGGGCGCTCTGTATATCCCTCTCCACGTCGTGGGCCGTGGGGGAAGTCTTTGGATGGGCACACTCCCTCAACAAGGGCGTCAAGGATGCCCCCTGGTTTTATGTGATCTATCTTCTCTGCCTCGGTACGGCAGGTTCGGTGGTACTTATTCCCGGTGCCCCTCTTATTACGATTACTATGTTTGTCCAGGTGGTGGCCGTTACCCTGTTACCGGTAGCGCTTATCTTTCTTCTTTTGCTTTTGAACGATGAACCGTTGATGGGCGCACACAAGAACACGCCCTGGCAGAACGTGGCCAATGTGAGCATCACCCTTTTTGTGATTATCATGTCGACCCTGTTCGGTATTTCTGTTCTCTTCCCGGGACTCTTCGGGCAGGGATAGGAGGATCTCAATGAATACGCAACAGCCTGCGGGC of Syntrophorhabdaceae bacterium contains these proteins:
- a CDS encoding DUF4013 domain-containing protein, which gives rise to MDMVPFVQLTLNSRYIARWIFAGLILYIPVLNFLSLGFLSRTSRLVIVGSGIGLPTWQEKYEIWIEGVKLLFIFILYNAIPFFMFSSGFFLTTLNSFTAFFGHIFKILSFVALIVCSFLVPFAFVTFAEHMDFRRAFEFETIFAGIKQVFFEYLIGYGIALCGLYVCVWIMRIPYLGFICSSIISYYILLVSAYYFTELYKKTRLSAVQAPTETELAKE
- a CDS encoding divalent metal cation transporter; this encodes MYWISKSIHILGRFRTRLFLFLVILGPGLITMIADNDAGGISTYAVTGAKYGFNLLWIFFILVPMAYYIQEMTVRLGAVTKRGHAEAIFDGFGSFWGWFSIVDLAIVNWLTLVTEYIGMTAAMTIFGIPPIVTFIVVTLILMSIVVTGRYWTFEKLTLLFCGFNFVYIPAAFWAMKTGNAPGWGAAFKGFYLPTLPGGFTTDLLFIIMANIGTTITPWQIFFQQSAVVDKGLDIKDVKYGKIDTFVGSFLTCLVAAFIIITTAAAFFYHNPPILVEDARQTADAIVPLLPLGKGAWARALFAIGLFDAGFLGALCISLSTSWAVGEVFGWAHSLNKGVKDAPWFYVIYLLCLGTAGSVVLIPGAPLITITMFVQVVAVTLLPVALIFLLLLLNDEPLMGAHKNTPWQNVANVSITLFVIIMSTLFGISVLFPGLFGQG